Proteins found in one Chlamydia pneumoniae TW-183 genomic segment:
- a CDS encoding SycD/LcrH family type III secretion system chaperone → MSHLNYLLEKIAASSKEDFPFPDDLESYLEGYVPDKNIALDTYQKIFKISSEDLEKVYKEGYHAYLDKDYAKSITVFRWLVFFNPFVSKFWFSLGASLHMSEQYSQALHAYGVTAVLRDKDPYPHYYAYICYTLTNEHEEAEKALEMAWVRAQHKPLYNELKEEILDIRKHK, encoded by the coding sequence ATGTCACATTTAAATTATTTACTAGAAAAAATCGCTGCATCTTCCAAGGAAGACTTCCCTTTCCCAGATGATTTGGAAAGCTATTTGGAAGGATATGTCCCGGATAAAAATATAGCTTTAGATACCTACCAAAAGATCTTCAAGATATCCTCCGAGGATCTTGAAAAAGTATATAAAGAGGGTTATCACGCCTATCTCGACAAAGACTATGCTAAAAGCATCACCGTTTTTCGCTGGTTAGTTTTCTTCAATCCTTTTGTCTCTAAGTTTTGGTTTTCTTTAGGTGCCTCTCTACATATGTCCGAACAATATTCACAAGCTTTGCATGCCTATGGAGTCACTGCAGTCCTTCGAGATAAAGATCCCTATCCTCATTACTATGCCTACATATGCTATACTCTTACAAATGAACATGAAGAAGCTGAAAAAGCTTTAGAAATGGCGTGGGTACGTGCACAACACAAGCCCCTCTATAATGAATTGAAAGAAGAAATTCTAGATATTCGAAAACATAAATAA
- the ispH gene encoding 4-hydroxy-3-methylbut-2-enyl diphosphate reductase: MRKLILCNPRGFCSGVVRAIQVVEVALEKWGAPIYVKHEIVHNRHVVNALRAKGAIFVEELVDVPEGERVIYSAHGIPPSVRAEAKARKLIDIDATCGLVTKVHSAAKLYASKGYKIILIGHKKHVEVIGIVGEVPEHITVVEKVADVEALPFSSDTPLFYITQTTLSLDDVQEISSALLKRYPSIITLPSSSICYATTNRQKALRSVLSRVNYVYVVGDVNSSNSNRLREVALRRGVPADLINNPEDIDTNIVNHSGDIAMTAGASTPEDVVQACIRKLSSLIPGLQVENDIFAVEDVVFQLPKELRCS, translated from the coding sequence ATGAGAAAACTTATTTTATGCAATCCTAGAGGATTTTGCTCTGGAGTTGTGCGCGCTATTCAAGTTGTAGAGGTTGCTTTAGAAAAGTGGGGAGCTCCTATCTATGTAAAACATGAGATTGTTCACAATCGCCATGTTGTTAATGCTTTACGAGCCAAGGGAGCGATCTTTGTTGAAGAACTTGTTGATGTTCCTGAAGGTGAGAGAGTCATTTATTCAGCTCATGGAATTCCTCCTTCAGTTAGAGCTGAAGCAAAAGCCCGTAAGCTTATTGATATTGATGCTACCTGTGGTTTGGTTACTAAGGTGCATTCTGCTGCGAAGTTATACGCAAGTAAAGGATACAAAATCATACTGATCGGCCATAAGAAGCACGTTGAGGTGATTGGTATTGTTGGAGAAGTTCCTGAACACATTACTGTTGTCGAGAAGGTTGCTGACGTCGAGGCCTTACCTTTTAGTTCTGATACACCTTTATTTTATATTACTCAAACGACGTTGAGTTTGGATGATGTTCAGGAGATCTCATCGGCTTTGCTAAAGCGATATCCCTCTATCATTACTCTGCCTAGTTCTTCGATTTGTTATGCAACCACGAACCGTCAAAAAGCATTGCGTTCTGTTTTATCTCGCGTGAATTACGTCTATGTGGTTGGAGATGTCAACAGCTCGAATTCCAATCGTCTTCGCGAAGTGGCTTTGAGAAGGGGAGTTCCCGCTGATTTGATCAACAATCCCGAGGATATTGATACGAACATCGTAAATCATTCTGGAGATATAGCAATGACTGCAGGAGCCTCAACTCCCGAAGACGTAGTTCAAGCTTGCATTCGAAAGCTATCATCACTTATCCCTGGTTTACAAGTGGAAAATGATATATTTGCTGTAGAGGATGTCGTATTTCAATTACCAAAAGAACTCCGTTGTTCTTAG
- a CDS encoding type III secretion system translocon subunit CopD2, whose translation MTVSYQSISTPPPEGEFDIFVDGNATEEAVVAAEVQVALPAGEQYAMLRATSELCFGILTQSECALTQALPPKEKPLQEEQFLVKNGILMRSTSLPNLKPGQSQQTSLASHRNPLAQQSTSSNSTGKASTETTSSSFPFFSCKAPEGDSSVDKTFTVSVQTPKAQEQQEASASQSQAQFHVRSYSSSTIKEHSAKEKVSQSTKSAETQKHTQTKSDATLSPMSLYSTLHKEVPQALSSTKSQQKDEEHRDQRQQEGYEQEQEQEEGKKKTPWCTVESLQQTSSSNQVYESYTPIIPDPIVEFALSESQLSVLAGKRVTNLDVLRICTELMKLMLKSRANDTMTRLEERELMEREAHELAASYSRQAKYARWLGIATATLGILGAIAPMVGEISGDSILGFVQRISGRFKDATAKTFFKGIGKVFTSLSQLTEAASKVHELSESAVRAVAEYRKEVFRMRQDEVTRTIEEVKDNWKSMDNFLLNILQTEHDAARSLYQ comes from the coding sequence ATGACTGTATCTTACCAATCCATATCGACTCCTCCTCCTGAAGGAGAGTTTGATATTTTTGTAGATGGAAATGCCACTGAAGAAGCTGTTGTTGCTGCAGAAGTACAAGTAGCTCTCCCTGCAGGAGAGCAATATGCGATGCTGAGAGCAACTTCCGAGCTATGTTTTGGGATTTTAACACAATCGGAATGTGCTTTGACACAAGCACTGCCTCCCAAGGAAAAACCATTACAAGAAGAGCAATTTCTAGTAAAAAATGGCATATTAATGCGATCAACATCTCTGCCGAACCTAAAACCAGGACAATCGCAGCAGACTAGCTTAGCTTCACATAGAAATCCCTTAGCGCAGCAATCCACATCTTCGAATTCCACAGGGAAAGCATCAACAGAAACAACCTCGTCTTCCTTTCCGTTTTTCTCATGCAAAGCTCCTGAAGGAGACTCCAGTGTGGACAAAACGTTCACAGTGTCTGTCCAAACACCAAAAGCACAAGAGCAACAAGAAGCAAGCGCTTCTCAAAGCCAAGCACAATTTCATGTAAGGTCCTATTCTAGCAGCACCATAAAAGAACATAGTGCTAAAGAAAAAGTCTCACAAAGCACCAAGTCGGCAGAGACACAAAAACACACACAAACTAAGTCTGATGCGACTCTTAGTCCGATGTCACTCTATAGCACCTTACATAAGGAAGTACCTCAAGCACTATCCTCTACAAAAAGCCAACAAAAAGATGAAGAACATCGAGATCAAAGGCAACAAGAAGGATACGAGCAAGAACAAGAGCAAGAAGAAGGCAAGAAAAAGACACCATGGTGCACTGTGGAATCTCTACAACAGACTTCAAGTTCGAACCAGGTGTACGAGTCTTATACTCCTATTATTCCTGATCCTATTGTGGAGTTTGCTTTGTCTGAATCACAGCTAAGCGTGCTTGCAGGAAAGCGTGTGACCAACCTTGATGTCCTTAGAATATGTACAGAGCTAATGAAGTTGATGCTCAAAAGTAGAGCTAACGACACAATGACACGTCTTGAAGAAAGAGAGCTCATGGAAAGGGAAGCTCATGAATTGGCGGCGAGTTATTCACGTCAAGCTAAATACGCCCGCTGGCTAGGGATCGCGACAGCAACGTTAGGTATTTTAGGAGCGATTGCTCCTATGGTTGGAGAAATTTCCGGAGATAGCATTTTAGGGTTTGTCCAAAGGATTTCTGGAAGATTCAAAGATGCGACTGCGAAAACCTTCTTTAAAGGAATAGGAAAAGTTTTCACCTCTCTATCACAACTTACTGAAGCCGCTTCTAAAGTACATGAGTTATCAGAGAGTGCTGTACGAGCTGTTGCTGAGTACAGAAAAGAAGTCTTCAGAATGAGACAGGATGAAGTCACACGTACCATTGAGGAAGTCAAAGACAACTGGAAAAGTATGGACAATTTCCTTCTGAACATTCTCCAAACAGAACATGACGCTGCTCGCAGTCTGTATCAGTAG
- a CDS encoding type III secretion system translocon subunit CopB2, producing the protein MSSWLSQASEVLLNQDPYIPDAPRSQESSVPKISYSITVAPQEAQKSLPKFFTQKFQSQCKSEPPITHHKTFIIATPRERILRFGSSFESQLHNTSQAQTSSPWNLFSQKNSTEASKALMQELTMPKSPEKTSEKALDKNLSSKQEGSCKNFDTLHLQQHLKLFGTVDSLYSQSLDSEQQELLQSRREERSETYANQQSSEKKIETKVQIKDLCKDLFSQDQDSNQKQKKSPFQQDTSRKNRIAKAAQAVPVIPPPSIGVFTLSYLLTKQGILSDFSSYGCHKDSVESTQRELDALHEKRIETIKVSIEKEKRERLWGSLSDIIGWLAPFVSIGIGIVAILSGGGIFAFAGFFAGLISLVIKCLEKLKFWDWLEKHLPIKNEELRRKIITIIQWVVYLTPVILSICTLKVENLGFSPIIEGAIKGIQPAIESTMAALRCAILFSQAEIYKLKGKLTKIQLDIELKSFDRDDHYERSQELLDNMESSFEALSRILNYMRELDQVYLHSLRG; encoded by the coding sequence ATGTCCTCTTGGTTATCTCAAGCAAGTGAGGTTCTTCTCAATCAAGATCCTTATATCCCTGATGCTCCTAGGTCACAAGAATCTTCGGTTCCTAAGATTAGCTATTCTATCACTGTAGCGCCTCAAGAAGCTCAAAAGTCTCTTCCCAAGTTTTTCACTCAGAAATTTCAGTCACAATGTAAGTCTGAGCCTCCTATCACCCATCATAAAACATTCATTATTGCAACACCAAGAGAGAGAATCTTGCGTTTCGGCAGCTCTTTCGAATCTCAACTTCACAACACATCGCAAGCTCAAACTTCATCTCCTTGGAATCTTTTTTCTCAAAAAAATAGCACAGAAGCAAGTAAAGCTCTGATGCAAGAACTGACTATGCCAAAATCTCCGGAGAAAACTTCAGAGAAGGCTCTAGATAAAAACCTGAGTTCTAAACAAGAAGGCTCTTGCAAAAATTTTGATACGCTGCACCTACAACAACATCTCAAGTTGTTTGGAACCGTTGACTCGCTATATTCTCAAAGCCTAGATAGTGAACAGCAAGAACTCCTCCAATCACGAAGAGAAGAGCGCAGTGAAACCTATGCAAACCAGCAGAGTTCTGAGAAAAAAATAGAAACCAAAGTTCAGATAAAAGATCTCTGTAAAGACCTCTTTTCTCAGGATCAGGATTCCAATCAAAAACAAAAGAAATCCCCTTTCCAACAAGATACATCACGTAAAAATAGAATAGCCAAAGCAGCACAAGCTGTTCCTGTAATTCCTCCTCCAAGCATAGGAGTGTTTACATTGAGCTATCTACTCACAAAACAAGGGATTCTTTCAGACTTTTCTTCGTATGGATGCCACAAAGATTCCGTGGAGTCGACACAACGAGAGCTCGATGCTCTACATGAAAAGAGAATCGAGACTATCAAGGTCAGCATCGAGAAAGAAAAACGAGAAAGATTATGGGGATCTCTTTCTGACATTATCGGTTGGCTAGCTCCGTTTGTTTCTATAGGGATCGGCATTGTTGCTATCTTGAGTGGAGGCGGTATCTTTGCTTTTGCAGGTTTTTTTGCAGGGCTAATTTCTCTTGTTATCAAGTGTTTAGAGAAACTAAAGTTCTGGGATTGGCTAGAAAAACATCTGCCTATAAAAAATGAAGAACTAAGACGAAAAATTATAACCATAATCCAGTGGGTCGTCTATTTAACCCCTGTCATTCTCTCCATATGCACATTAAAAGTAGAAAATTTAGGTTTTTCCCCTATTATAGAAGGAGCTATTAAAGGAATCCAACCCGCGATAGAATCTACGATGGCTGCTTTAAGATGCGCTATACTGTTTTCTCAAGCAGAAATCTATAAACTCAAAGGAAAACTCACTAAAATCCAACTCGACATTGAATTGAAAAGTTTTGATAGGGACGATCATTACGAACGTTCTCAAGAACTTTTAGATAACATGGAGAGTTCTTTCGAAGCCCTTTCAAGAATCTTAAATTACATGCGTGAACTAGATCAAGTGTATCTCCACTCCTTAAGAGGATAA
- a CDS encoding glucose-6-phosphate isomerase, translating into MERKRFIDCDSTKILQELALNPLDLTAPGVLSAERIKKFSLLGGGFTFSFATERLDDAILAALISLAEERGLHESMLAMQQGQVVNYIEGFPSEMRPALHTATRAWVTDSSFTGEAEDIAVRSRVEAQRLKDFLTKVRSQFTTIVQIGIGGSELGPKALYRALRAYCPTDKHVHFISNIDPDNGAEVLDTIDCAKALVVVVSKSGTTIETAVNEAFFADYFAKKGLSFKDHFIAVTCEGSPMDDTGKYLEVFHLWESIGGRFSSTSMVGGVVLGFAYGFEVFLQLLQGASAMDQIALQPNARENLPMLSALISIWNRNFLGYPTEAVIPYSSGLEFFPAHLQQCCMESNGKSIAQDGRRVGFSTSPVIWGEPGTNGQHSFFQCLHQGTDIIPVEFIGFEKSQKGEDISFQGTTSSQKLFANMIAQAIALACGSENTNPNKNFDGNRPSSVLVSSQLNPYSLGELLSYYENKIVFQGFCWGINSFDQEGVSLGKALANRVLELLEGADASNFPEAASLLTLFNIKFR; encoded by the coding sequence ATGGAAAGAAAAAGATTTATAGATTGCGATTCAACAAAGATACTCCAAGAGCTTGCTTTAAATCCCCTAGACCTAACAGCTCCCGGGGTTTTATCTGCAGAGAGGATCAAGAAGTTTTCTTTGCTAGGAGGGGGATTTACCTTTAGCTTTGCTACCGAGCGTTTGGACGATGCTATTTTAGCTGCATTGATCTCATTAGCAGAAGAAAGGGGATTGCATGAGTCTATGTTAGCGATGCAGCAGGGGCAGGTCGTGAACTATATTGAAGGGTTTCCAAGTGAAATGCGACCTGCTCTGCACACTGCAACTCGGGCATGGGTAACCGACAGTTCATTTACAGGAGAAGCTGAAGATATCGCCGTAAGATCTCGGGTGGAGGCGCAACGGCTTAAGGATTTTTTAACCAAAGTGCGCAGCCAGTTCACGACCATAGTGCAGATAGGAATCGGAGGGTCGGAGCTAGGCCCTAAGGCACTCTATCGGGCCCTTCGTGCGTACTGCCCTACAGATAAGCACGTACATTTCATATCCAATATAGATCCTGACAATGGCGCCGAGGTGTTAGATACCATAGATTGTGCTAAGGCTTTGGTAGTTGTAGTATCGAAGTCAGGGACTACAATAGAGACTGCAGTGAATGAGGCCTTTTTTGCAGATTATTTCGCGAAGAAGGGCTTGTCATTTAAGGATCATTTTATAGCAGTCACTTGTGAAGGCAGTCCTATGGATGATACGGGTAAGTATCTAGAGGTCTTTCACCTTTGGGAGAGCATCGGAGGAAGATTTTCCTCTACCTCTATGGTTGGAGGTGTTGTTTTAGGTTTTGCTTATGGCTTTGAGGTTTTTTTGCAATTACTTCAAGGAGCCTCAGCTATGGATCAAATTGCTTTGCAACCGAACGCTAGGGAGAATCTCCCTATGCTTTCAGCTTTGATTAGCATTTGGAATCGAAATTTCTTAGGCTATCCCACAGAAGCTGTCATTCCTTATTCTTCAGGTTTGGAGTTTTTCCCAGCGCATTTGCAGCAGTGTTGCATGGAATCTAACGGGAAAAGCATTGCCCAAGATGGTAGAAGGGTAGGATTTTCTACGAGCCCTGTCATTTGGGGTGAGCCGGGAACCAACGGACAGCATTCTTTTTTCCAATGCCTTCATCAGGGTACAGACATTATTCCTGTAGAGTTTATAGGTTTTGAAAAGAGCCAAAAGGGTGAGGATATCTCATTTCAAGGAACTACATCTTCACAAAAGCTTTTTGCCAATATGATTGCTCAGGCGATTGCCTTAGCATGTGGCTCTGAAAATACAAATCCGAATAAGAATTTTGATGGAAACCGTCCTTCTTCGGTTTTAGTGTCTAGCCAGCTGAATCCGTATTCTCTTGGGGAATTACTTTCTTACTATGAGAATAAAATCGTATTTCAAGGGTTCTGTTGGGGGATTAATTCTTTTGATCAGGAAGGGGTCTCCTTGGGTAAGGCATTGGCAAACCGTGTTTTAGAGTTGCTTGAGGGGGCGGATGCTTCCAATTTCCCTGAAGCTGCATCGTTGTTAACGCTTTTTAACATCAAGTTTAGGTAA
- the ltuA gene encoding late transcription unit protein LtuA, whose amino-acid sequence MFFIAVRSRGFLDIHGILAARKGKQVVKSTAGAWIGSRGAVFYSLVS is encoded by the coding sequence ATGTTTTTCATTGCAGTACGCTCTCGTGGATTTTTAGATATTCATGGTATTTTAGCCGCTCGTAAGGGTAAGCAAGTAGTGAAATCTACTGCGGGCGCATGGATAGGGTCTCGTGGCGCCGTATTCTACAGCCTGGTTTCGTAA
- a CDS encoding class I SAM-dependent methyltransferase yields the protein MSYFNYQKNSVVLRSLGLLAKFFSRLLYRVFFSFREGIYLFSSLYLKYPRLFFYDLGKYVYSLRHCPYAKLGRLPGASLLKEGNVYGETPWSVLAKICQAFDITSQDVLYDLGCGLGKVCFWFSHVVRCQVIGIDNQPHFIRFSSNMHRKLSSGFALFDTEEFKNVVLSQASYVYFYGSSFSRRLLNEIILKLSEMAPGSVVISISFPLDSFSRGKECFFTEKSCSVRFPWGKTIAYKNIRKGS from the coding sequence ATGTCGTATTTCAATTACCAAAAGAACTCCGTTGTTCTTAGGTCTTTAGGCTTACTTGCCAAGTTTTTCTCGAGATTGCTTTATAGAGTCTTCTTCTCGTTCAGAGAGGGTATTTACCTTTTTAGTTCTCTGTATTTGAAATATCCTAGATTATTTTTTTATGATCTTGGTAAGTATGTCTATTCTTTAAGGCATTGCCCTTATGCAAAGCTCGGTCGCTTGCCAGGAGCCTCTTTATTGAAAGAAGGAAACGTCTACGGAGAGACTCCATGGTCTGTTCTTGCAAAGATCTGTCAGGCTTTTGATATTACTTCTCAAGACGTTCTCTATGATTTGGGATGCGGCCTAGGAAAGGTATGTTTTTGGTTCTCTCATGTTGTGCGGTGCCAAGTTATAGGGATTGATAATCAACCCCACTTCATTCGTTTTTCTTCAAACATGCACCGCAAGCTCTCTTCAGGATTCGCGTTATTCGATACTGAAGAGTTTAAGAACGTAGTTCTCTCACAAGCTTCTTATGTCTATTTTTATGGTTCTTCGTTTTCACGACGCCTGTTAAATGAGATCATTCTTAAATTATCGGAGATGGCTCCAGGAAGTGTAGTCATTAGTATTTCCTTCCCTTTAGACTCTTTCTCAAGGGGGAAGGAATGTTTCTTTACTGAAAAGAGCTGCTCGGTGCGCTTCCCTTGGGGAAAGACAATAGCATATAAAAATATTCGAAAAGGCTCTTAA
- a CDS encoding site-specific tyrosine recombinase, whose amino-acid sequence MTMPSTQFHTTILEQFSLFLSVDRGLCQQSIAAYRQDISSFLTISAISSPQDISQNSVYIFAEELYRRKEAETTLARRLIALKVFFLFLKDQQLLPYPPIIEHPKIWKRLPSVLTPQEVDALLAVPLQMEKNPRHLAFRDTAILHTLYSTGVRVSELCDLRLGHVSDDCIRVTGKGSKTRLVPLGSRAREAIDAYLCPFRDQYQKKNPHEDHLFLSTRGHKLERSCVWRRIHNYAKQVTSKPVSPHSLRHAFATHLLDNKADLRVIQEMLGHARIASTEVYTHVAADSLIEKFLAHHPRNL is encoded by the coding sequence ATGACTATGCCCTCGACTCAGTTTCACACAACGATTCTAGAACAATTCTCATTGTTTTTATCTGTAGATCGCGGCCTTTGCCAACAATCTATAGCGGCTTACCGCCAAGACATCTCTTCCTTCCTTACCATAAGTGCCATTAGCTCCCCCCAAGATATTTCACAAAACAGCGTATATATCTTTGCTGAAGAACTATATAGACGTAAAGAAGCAGAGACTACGTTAGCGCGTAGGCTCATTGCTTTAAAAGTATTTTTTCTCTTCTTAAAAGATCAGCAACTTCTTCCCTATCCCCCAATAATAGAGCACCCAAAAATATGGAAACGCCTTCCTTCAGTACTGACTCCTCAAGAAGTCGATGCTCTACTTGCGGTTCCTCTCCAAATGGAGAAAAACCCCCGACACCTAGCCTTTCGTGATACAGCCATTCTCCACACACTATATTCAACTGGTGTCCGGGTTTCTGAACTTTGTGACCTACGTTTAGGCCATGTCTCTGATGATTGCATCCGCGTCACCGGGAAAGGTTCTAAAACCCGACTGGTGCCTCTGGGATCTCGAGCAAGAGAAGCTATCGATGCGTACCTTTGTCCTTTCCGAGACCAATACCAGAAAAAGAATCCTCACGAAGATCATCTTTTCCTCTCTACCCGGGGACACAAGCTCGAACGCTCTTGTGTGTGGCGCCGTATTCACAATTACGCAAAGCAAGTGACCTCAAAGCCCGTATCTCCCCACTCCTTACGACACGCCTTTGCTACACATCTATTAGACAATAAGGCAGACCTACGCGTCATTCAAGAGATGTTAGGTCACGCACGCATCGCCTCTACAGAAGTGTATACTCACGTAGCCGCGGATTCTCTAATCGAGAAGTTTCTTGCCCATCACCCCAGGAATCTCTAA